A section of the Zygosaccharomyces rouxii strain CBS732 chromosome B complete sequence genome encodes:
- the SHO1 gene encoding osmosensor SHO1 (similar to uniprot|P40073 Saccharomyces cerevisiae YER118C SHO1 Transmembrane osmosensor participates in activation of both the Cdc42p- and MAP kinase-dependent filamentous growth pathway and the high-osmolarity glycerol response pathway), with protein MVMDKVPMPSRAKAKAQRKKLHINHSFSLNNLFSDPFALSSISITLLSWCIAIAGCIATASDTDNFPRFTWWGIAYQFLILFMVIIFYCYDMVDYYKNFIAGATAVSFVYNTNSATILVYGDGSRKAAASAGVILLSIVNLIWIFYYGSDNASPTSRWIDSFSLRGIRPSATQDASMRARRRNRNNLRSQRFTGDNFYPEHQPQNYMSSMALTGFENPDPAYYTGPNVPLDRNGSVAYSDNNMPGAFTQDMNANNQNNLNPNNFNQNNSNQNTFNQNTFMTETSNGNTDTTMGGTLELYSDAGEESFPYTAQTLYRYQADEDDAYEISFEQGEILKVSDIEGRWWKAKRSTGETGIIPSNYVKLIEDNIAM; from the coding sequence ATGGTTATGGATAAGGTACCTATGCCCAGTAGAGCCAAAGCAAAAGCTCAGAGGAAAAAACTACACATTAATCACAGTTTCAGTTTGAATAACCTTTTCTCAGATCCATTTGCACTCTCTTCGATTTCAATTACACTTCTGTCATGGTGTATTGCCATTGCAGGATGCATAGCTACAGCTTCAGATACAGATAATTTCCCCCGGTTTACGTGGTGGGGAATAGCATATCAATTCCTAATTTTATTCATGGTTATCATATTTTACTGTTATGATATGGTCGATTActacaaaaattttataGCTGGTGCTACTGCAGTTTCTTTCGTATACAACACCAATAGCGCAACGATCTTGGTCTACGGCGATGGATCTCGTAAGGCTGCCGCATCCGCTGGTgtaatattattatcaattgTTAATCTAATATGGATCTTCTACTATGGTAGTGACAATGCGTCACCAACCAGTAGATGGATTGATTCATTTTCACTGAGAGGTATTAGACCCTCTGCCACCCAAGACGCATCTATGAGAGCTCGTCGCCGTAATAGAAACAACCTTAGAAGTCAAAGATTCACAGGTGATAATTTCTACCCAGAGCATCAACCCCAAAACTACATGTCCTCCATGGCTCTCActggatttgaaaatccTGATCCAGCATACTATACAGGCCCAAATGTTCCATTGGACAGAAACGGTAGTGTAGCATATTCTGATAATAACATGCCAGGTGCGTTCACACAGGATATGAATGCTAATAATCAAAACAACCTCAACCCAAACAATTTCAACCAAAACAATTCTAACCAAAACACATTTAACCAGAACACTTTTATGACAGAGACTTCGAACGGTAACACAGATACCACAATGGGCGGAACTTTAGAATTGTACAGTGATGCTGGCGAGGAGAGCTTTCCATACACTGCACAAACTTTATACAGATACCAagcagatgaagacgatgcctatgaaatttcattcgAACAAGGTGAAATTCTTAAAGTCAGTGATATTGAAGGTAGATGGTGGAAGGCTAAAAGGTCAACCGGCGAAACAGGTATTATTCCAAGTAATTATGTTAAGCTTATCGAAGATAATATCGCTATGTAG
- the AVT5 gene encoding amino acid transporter (similar to uniprot|P40074 Saccharomyces cerevisiae YER119C AVT6 Vacuolar transporter exports aspartate and glutamate from the vacuole and to YBL089W uniprot|P38176 Saccharomyces cerevisiae YBL089W AVT5 Putative transporter, members of a family of seven S. cerevisiae genes (AVT1-7) related to vesicular GABA-glycine transporters), translated as MSSSVSGGVATLLHTACGAGILAMPYGFKTLGLTFGILALGFCSLCAMTGLLLQAQVARYVPERTASFFSLTQLIHPKLSVVFDLAIAIKCFGVGVSYMIVVGDLIPQIFTTFTSNKILLERNFHITMVMLFLVSPLCFMKRLTSLRKASLVALSSVAYLCCLVVVHFIWPSNEIDQRKGKVSIGFPRNEPTPLTTLPIFVFAYTCHHNAFSVYNEQKDTSTRQLNKIGRYGMSIAFVLYTIIGGAGYLTFGDHIAGNIITLYPPSLSTTIGRVAIVLLVMLAFPLQCHPARSSINNILYSFQSVEKNLQGQTENSNLISEEESVESQAHGPPVPPLQGKRFTVITLVILIASYLLAISVTSLARLLAIVGSTGSTSISFILPGIFGYWLIGSEYTPEELPRNLKFAKFAGLLLAIWGFIVMIASLAASILYGASH; from the coding sequence ATGTCTTCGAGTGTTAGCGGCGGCGTAGCGACGCTGTTGCATACTGCATGTGGCGCTGGTATATTGGCAATGCCCTATGGGTTTAAAACGCTTGGATTAACGTTTGGTATATTAGCACTTGGATTCTGTTCCCTATGTGCAATGACAGGGCTGTTACTGCAGGCTCAGGTGGCTCGTTACGTTCCAGAAAGAACTGCATCGTTCTTCTCATTGACTCAATTGATTCATCCTAAACTAAGCGTCGTATTCGATCTAGCAATCGCCATTAAATGCTTTGGGGTTGGTGTTTCCTATATGATAGTCGTGGGTGATCTGATCCCACAGATATTTACGACGTTCACATCTAATAAAATACTACTTGAAAGGAATTTCCACATCACCATGGTGATGCTTTTCCTAGTATCACCCTTGTGCTTTATGAAGAGGTTAACCTCGCTGCGTAAGGCTTCACTGGTGGCACTTTCCTCCGTTGCTTATCTCTGCTGCCTAGTAGTTGTCCATTTCATTTGGCCatcaaatgaaattgatcaacGAAAGGGTAAAGTTTCCATTGGTTTCCCACGCAATGAACCAACACCATTAACCACATTGCCCATATTCGTGTTTGCCTACACTTGTCACCATAACGCATTCTCAGTTTACAACGAGCAAAAGGATACGTCCACGAGacaattgaataaaattggTCGTTATGGTATGAGCATTGCATTTGTTCTCTATACCATAATCGGAGGTGCTGGTTATTTAACCTTTGGTGATCACATTGCAGGCAATATCATTACTCTATACCCACCATCACTATCAACTACAATTGGCAGAGTCGCTATAGTATTGTTGGTAATGCTAGCGTTCCCCCTACAGTGCCATCCAGCTAGAAGTTCCATCAACAACATCTTATATTCATTTCAATCTGTCGAAAAAAATCTACAGGGACAAACTgagaattcaaatttaatatCTGAAGAGGAATCTGTAGAATCCCAGGCTCACGGCCCACCAGTTCCACCATTACAAGGTAAAAGATTTACTGTTATTACTTTGGTGATCCTCATCGCCTCCTATTTATTGGCTATCTCAGTCACATCTTTAGCACGTCTTTTGGCCATTGTTGGCTCTACGGGTTCTACATCCATTTCCTTCATCTTACCGGGCATCTTTGGTTATTGGCTAATCGGTTCAGAGTACACTCCAGAAGAACTACCTCGCAACCTGAAGTTCGCCAAATTCGCAGGTCTGTTACTGGCAATATGGGGGTTCATCGTAATGATAGCGTCCCTAGCGGCTTCCATCCTATATGGAGCATCTCATTAA
- the MRP21 gene encoding mitochondrial 37S ribosomal protein bS21m (similar to uniprot|P38175 Saccharomyces cerevisiae YBL090W MRP21 Mitochondrial ribosomal protein of the large subunit MRP21 exhibits genetic interactions with mutations in the COX2 and COX3 mRNA 5'-untranslated leader sequences), with amino-acid sequence MLRNLFGLNLRGPALVSRSFHCSPRRLQDPIFDPTQLNPIRLKDSNPKNQEPLINLKPRGFQDKSLSQSRVAAFDLQPKDDALSSRLTGVTAGRTVDVYNNDTAAACRQLNSVMLSNKIPQTKKAQRFYLKPGKVAEIKRSQRHRRDFMKGFKRLIEVVKDAKRKGY; translated from the coding sequence ATGCTGAGAAACTTGTTTGGATTGAACTTGAGAGGACCTGCATTGGTTTCCAGGAGTTTTCACTGTTCTCCAAGACGTCTACAAGACCCTATATTCGACCCAACGCAGCTAAATCCCATCAGGCTTAAGGATTCCAATCCAAAGAATCAGGAACCATTGATTAATTTGAAGCCTAGAGGATTCCAAGACAAATCTTTATCCCAGAGCCGTGTTGCTGCTTTTGACTTACAACCAAAGGATGATGCACTAAGTTCAAGACTTACAGGTGTTACTGCAGGAAGAACTGTTGACGTATACAACAATGATACTGCAGCTGCTTGCAGACAATTAAATTCTGTGATGCTCTCCAACAAAATCCCACAAACGAAGAAGGCTCAGAGGTTCTATTTGAAACCGGGCAAGGTTGCAGAGATCAAGAGGTCACAGAGACACAGAAGAGACTTCATGAAAGGTTTCAAAAGACTTATTGAAGTCGTCAAGGATGCTAAACGTAAGGGATATTAG
- the MAP2 gene encoding methionine aminopeptidase (similar to uniprot|P38174 Saccharomyces cerevisiae YBL091C MAP2 Methionine aminopeptidase catalyzes the cotranslational removal of N-terminal methionine from nascent polypeptides function is partially redundant with that of Map1p), whose translation MSKESAETFESTPLNEAPPASDPAVENSSSANKKKKKKRSKNNIKNISLIYPDEKYPEGQWLDYNLKRTSEAEEKYIAREQQREQEWNDMRKAAEIHRRVRRNVQNKIKADMPLTDIANTIEDATRKFTGAEDLHTMENPKSQGIGFPTGLSLNSCAAHFTPNAGDKTVLRYEDVLKIDVGVQVNGNIVDSAWTHTFDPKYDNLLKAVREATYTGVKEAGIDVRLTDIGEAIQEVMESYEVEIDGKTYPVKPCRNLCGHNIAPYTIHGGKSVPIVKNGDETKMEEGEHFAIETFGSTGRGFVVPGGECSHYARNAGVQVPSSQLGNAKKLLHNIDTYFGTLPFCRRYLDRLGEEKYLFSLNNLVRQGIVQDYPPLNDEPGSYTAQFEHTILLHPHKKEVVSKGDDY comes from the coding sequence ATGTCGAAGGAGTCTGCTGAGACATTTGAATCTACGCCTCTGAATGAGGCACCCCCAGCATCAGACCCGGCTGTGGAGAATTCCTCTAGCGCtaacaagaagaagaagaagaagcgCAGTAAGAATAATATAAAGAACATCAGTTTGATATATCCTGATGAGAAGTATCCTGAAGGCCAATGGTTAGACTATAACCTAAAGAGAACCAGTGAAGCGGAGGAGAAGTATATTGCTCGAGAACAACAGAGGGAGCAAGAATGGAATGACATGCGTAAGGCAGCTGAAATTCACAGACGTGTGAGAAGAAATGTgcaaaataaaatcaaagCTGATATGCCATTGACAGATATTGCCAATACCATTGAAGATGCAACTAGAAAATTTACCGGTGCTGAAGATTTACATACGATGGAAAATCCCAAGAGTCAAGGTATCGGTTTCCCCACTGGATTGTCCTTAAACAGTTGTGCTGCTCATTTTACCCCCAACGCAGGTGATAAGACTGTTTTAAGGTATGAAGATGTTTTGAAGATTGATGTTGGTGTTCAAGTGAACGGTAACATTGTTGATTCTGCATGGACTCATACTTTTGATCCCAAATATGATAATTTACTGAAGGCTGTACGTGAAGCAACATATACCGGTGTTAAAGAAGCTGGTATCGATGTCAGATTGACAGATATCGGGGAAGCTATCCAGGAAGTGATGGAATCTTACGAAGTGGAAATTGATGGTAAGACTTACCCAGTGAAACCATGTAGAAATCTTTGTGGTCATAACATTGCACCTTATACCATTCACGGTGGTAAAAGTGTGCCCATCGTTAAGAATGGTGATGAGACAAAGATGGAAGAGGGTGAGCATTTTGCCATTGAAACTTTCGGCAGTACAGGTAGAGGGTTTGTGGTACCAGGGGGTGAGTGTTCACACTATGCTCGTAATGCTGGTGTTCAAGTGCCTTCTTCACAACTAGGAAATGCCAAGAAGTTATTGCATAATATTGACACTTATTTTGGGACTCTACCATTCTGTCGTCGTTACTTGGACCGTCTAGGTGAAGAGAAATACTTGTTCAGTTTAAACAACTTGGTTCGTCAAGGAATTGTGCAAGATTATCCACCATTGAACGATGAACCTGGCTCCTACACAGCTCAATTCGAACACACAATTCTGCTGCATCCACATAAGAAGGAAGTTGTCAGTAAGGGTGATGActattag
- a CDS encoding uncharacterized protein (highly similar to uniprot|P40075 Saccharomyces cerevisiae YER120W) — protein MALIDISPDVLEYKPPFTTQSTEYATITNNSAQPVVFKVKTTAPKFYCVRPNAALVQPGESVQVQVILLGLGKEPASDFKCRDKFLVITLPAPYDLGDRQVADVWHELETEFKHQAVSKKIKVKYVSGGTSADAAGASAASAGAAGGYNEETARGYDGSFAGVDGVPKTAESQDSELLEKPKVDSNVDVDGGEAAVGTKQVDGRSSSSEGSLNSTALVLVALIALVLGWLYY, from the exons ATGGCTCTTATTGATATCAGTCCAGACGTTTTGGAGTACAAAC CTCCTTTTACGACACAATCTACTGAATATGCAACTATTACCAACAACTCTGCCCAGCCAGTAGTCTTTAAGGTGAAAACTACCGCACCAAAATTTTACTGCGTTAGACCAAACGCTGCACTTGTGCAACCAGGAGAATCTGTTCAAGTTCAAGTTATTTTGTTAGGTTTGGGTAAAGAACCTGCCTCTGATTTCAAGTGCCGTGATAAGTTCTTAGTGATAACGTTGCCAGCACCATATGACCTAGGGGACAGACAAGTAGCAGACGTTTGGCATGAATTAGAAACAGAATTCAAACACCAAGCTGTTTCTAAAAAGATTAAGGTCAAATATGTGAGTGGTGGCACTAGTGCTGACGCTGCTGGTGCCAGTGCTGCTAgtgctggtgctgctgGCGGTTACAACGAAGAAACTGCTCGCGGTTACGACGGATCTTTTGCTGGTGTAGATGGTGTTCCAAAAACTGCCGAATCCCAGGATTCAGAACTATTAGAAAAACCAAAGGTAGATTCTaatgttgatgttgatggtggtgaGGCTGCCGTTGGTACTAAACAAGTCGACGGTCGttcttcctcctctgaAGGTTCTTTGAATTCAACTGCTTTAGTCCTAGTTGCTTTAATTGCCTTGGTTCTAGGGTGGTTGTACTATTAG
- the RPL32 gene encoding 60S ribosomal protein eL32 (highly similar to uniprot|P38061 Saccharomyces cerevisiae YBL092W RPL32 Protein component of the large (60S) ribosomal subunit has similarity to rat L32 ribosomal protein): MAPSLPHPKIVKKHAKAFRRYQSDRFKRVPESHRKQRGIDSCVRKKFKGYPAEPKIGYGSNKKTKHLSPSGHKVFLVANVKDLEVLTMHSKSYAAEIAHNVSSRKRVDILARAKALGVKVTNPKGRLSLEA; encoded by the coding sequence ATGGCACCTTCTCTACCTCACCCCAAGATTGTTAAGAAGCACGCTAAGGCCTTCAGACGTTACCAATCTGATCGTTTTAAGAGAGTGCCTGAATCTCACAGAAAGCAAAGAGGTATTGACTCTTGTGTGAGAAAGAAGTTCAAGGGCTACCCAGCTGAACCAAAGATTGGTTATGGTTCTAACAAGAAGACTAAGCACTTGTCTCCATCTGGTCACAAGGTTTTCCTAGTGGCTAACGTTAAGGATTTGGAAGTTTTGACCATGCACTCCAAATCTTACGCAGCTGAAATTGCTCACAACGTTTCCTCCAGAAAGAGAGTTGATATCTTGGCTCGTGCTAAGGCCTTGGGTGTTAAGGTCACTAACCCTAAGGGTCGTTTGTCTCTAGAGGCTTAA
- the ASN1 gene encoding asparagine synthase (glutamine-hydrolyzing) 1 (highly similar to uniprot|P49089 Saccharomyces cerevisiae YPR145W ASN1 Asparagine synthetase isozyme of Asn2p catalyzes the synthesis of L-asparagine from L-aspartate in the asparagine biosynthetic pathway) produces MCGIFAAFRHTDVQEYRPHALQLSKRIRHRGPDWSGNVVKNSTILVHERLAIVGLESGSQPIKSPCGNYTLCVNGEIYNHIQLREECSDYPFQSLSDCEPIIPLYLKYGLDAPKKLDGMFAWCLYDSKEDRIVAARDPIGITTLYMGKSSKSPKTRFFASELKCLIDDCDEIVAFPPGHVYDSKSDQITRYFNPQWLDESYMPSTPLDYKVLRHSLEKSVRKRLMAEVPYGVLLSGGLDSSLIASIAARETERANEELDPVNYDSEEKHLAGIDAQGNLHTGGWSRLHSFAIGLPGAPDLLAARKVAKFIGSLHHEHTFTLQEGLDALDDVIYHLETYDVTTIRASTPMFLLSRKIKAQGVKMVLSGEGSDEIFGGYLYFAQAPSAKEFQAECASRVKNLHLADCLRANKSTMAWGLEARVPFLDRDFLNLCMELDPNEKMIKPEEGRIEKYILRKAFDTTDEPNVKPYLPEDILWRQKEQFSDGVGYSWIDGLKDAAEEAISDEMLATPRPEWGDDQPTTKEAYWYRLKFDKFFPKSAANTVMRWIPKADWGCHGDPSGRFAKIHEQHIDN; encoded by the coding sequence ATGTGTGGTATCTTTGCTGCTTTCAGGCACACAGACGTGCAGGAATATAGGCCTCATGCCTTGCAACTTTCCAAGAGAATTAGACATCGTGGTCCTGATTGGTCTGGTAACGTTGTTAAGAATTCTACCATCCTGGTTCATGAAAGATTGGCTATTGTCGGGTTAGAATCAGGTTCTCAACCTATCAAGAGTCCTTGCGGCAACTACACACTATGTGTTAACGGTGAAATCTACAACCATATTCAATTGAGAGAAGAATGTTCCGATTATCCATTCCAAAGTTTGAGTGATTGTGAACCAATTATTCCACTATATTTGAAATACGGTCTTGATGcaccaaagaaattagaCGGTATGTTTGCATGGTGTCTCTATGATTCCAAGGAAGATCGTATTGTGGCCGCTAGAGACCCAATCGGTATAACAACGCTTTACATGGGTAAGTCGAGCAAGAGTCCTAAAACGAGATTTTTCGCATCTGAGTTAAAGTGTTTGATCGATGACTGCGATGAAATTGTTGCATTCCCTCCAGGCCACGTCTACGACTCAAAGTCTGACCAAATTACTCGTTATTTCAACCCACAATGGTTGGATGAATCCTACATGCCATCTACTCCTCTTGATTACAAGGTCTTGAGACATAGTTTGGAGAAATCCGTTAGAAAGAGACTAATGGCTGAAGTTCCATATGGTGTCCTTCTATCTGGTGGATTAGattcttcattaattgCATCCATTGCAGCTCGTGAAACTGAACGTGCCAATGAAGAACTAGACCCTGTTAACTatgattctgaagaaaaacatCTAGCAGGTATTGATGCTCAAGGTAATTTGCACACAGGTGGTTGGTCACGTCTACATTCATTTGCCATTGGTCTTCCAGGTGCTCCTGATCTATTGGCGGCTCGTAAGGTCGCTAAATTCATCGGTTCATTGCACCATGAACACACTTTCACTTTACAAGAAGGTTTAGATGCCTTGGACGATGTCATTTACCATTTGGAAACTTACGATGTGACTACTATTAGAGCATCAACTCCAATGTTTTTACTATCAAGAAAGATTAAGGCCCAAGGTGTTAAAATGGTTCTATCCGGTGAAGGTTCtgatgaaatctttggTGGTTATCTATATTTTGCCCAAGCTCCATCTGCTAAGGAATTTCAAGCTGAATGTGCGTCCCGTGTTAAGAACTTGCATTTAGCTGATTGTCTAAGAGCAAACAAGTCTACTATGGCTTGGGGATTAGAAGCTAGAGTTCCATTCTTGGATCGTGATTTCTTGAACCTCTGTATGGAATTGGACCCtaatgaaaaaatgattAAGCCAGAAGAAGGCCGTATCGAGAAATACATCCTACGTAAGGCCTTTGATACAACGGATGAACCTAATGTTAAACCTTATTTACCAGAAGATATTCTTTGGAGACAAAAGGAACAATTTTCTGACGGTGTCGGTTACTCTTGGATCGATGGTCTAAAGGATGCTGCTGAAGAAGCAATTTCTGACGAAATGTTGGCGACTCCACGTCCAGAATGGGGTGATGATCAACCAACTACCAAAGAAGCTTATTGGTACCGTCTCAAgtttgataaattcttcCCAAAGAGTGCCGCTAATACCGTGATGCGTTGGATCCCTAAGGCTGACTGGGGCTGTCACGGTGATCCTTCTGGTCGTTTTGCCAAGATTCACGAACAACACATCGACAATTAG
- the NOC4 gene encoding ribosome biosynthesis protein NOC4 (similar to uniprot|Q06512 Saccharomyces cerevisiae YPR144C NOC4 Nucleolar protein forms a complex with Nop14p that mediates maturation and nuclear export of 40S ribosomal subunits), with the protein MLSFNEIKSSAKLLTTSEDRRNYNQVVQLVNDLKVDDETLKDESRLRFLVVALLQIFKKMFSRGDLRSKDALAEWCRQAYETFKSRLLQIISELPVETSLGLDSVDIYMQLIEQESVYFAAREDAPYFPNNTLRSLIKALWSSPIRSSGTKEMASGQSENPLLMEFVGKYYKSYGDIQYYFQSEFNYLLEHDQYSTEESMGKWLATVNHDSSCTNEGVDLEIFVPNPPQVVENESKFKTLLEKNWLLMVHGELSLAQYKTTLLILHKRVIPHIHTPTKFMDFLTDAYDLQSKDVSAGMVPVLALNGLFELMLRYNLDYPNFYQKLYGLITANLMHAKYRARFFRLMDTFLASTHLSAHLVASFIKRLSRLTLNAPPGAIVSVIPFVYNLLKKHPSCMIMLHNPAYITDPFMTPEETEHVKSLRGNYVDPFDDKEPNPERTRAMESSLWELASLTEHYHPNVATLAKIFSQPFRKMNYNMEDFLDWSYDSLLAAETSRRLKVLPTLEYENFDQLFGEANTEGTTFLTGVDW; encoded by the coding sequence ATGCTGTCTTTTAATGAGATTAAGTCTTCTGCTAAGCTTCTCACCACGTCTGAAGACAGAAGAAATTATAACCAGGTGGTTCAACTTGTAAACGATTTGAAAGTTGACGATGAGACGttgaaagatgaaagtAGACTAAGATTTCTGGTGGTTGcacttttacaaattttcaagaaaatgTTTAGTCGAGGTGATCTAAGATCAAAGGATGCATTGGCAGAATGGTGTAGACAGGCATATGAAACTTTTAAATCAAGATTGCTTCAAATCATCTCTGAATTACCCGTAGAGACTTCTCTAGGTTTAGATTCCGTTGATATTTACATGCAATTAATCGAACAGGAATCTGTTTATTTTGCCGCGAGAGAAGATGCACCTTATTTCCCCAATAATACTTTGAGATCTTTGATTAAGGCCCTTTGGAGCTCGCCAATTCGTTCCAGTGGCACCAAGGAAATGGCCAGTGGTCAATCTGAAAACCCTTTGCTGATGGAATTTGTGGGAAAGTATTATAAAAGTTATGGAGATATTCAATATTATTTCCAATCTGAATTTAACTATTTGTTAGAACACGACCAATACTCTACCGAGGAAAGCATGGGTAAATGGTTGGCTACAGTCAACCATGATTCTAGTTGTACTAATGAAGGTGTGGATCTAGAAATTTTTGTACCGAACCCTCCACAAGTGGTTGAAAATGAATCTAAATTCAAAACCCTATTGgagaaaaattggttatTGATGGTTCATGGTGAGTTATCATTGGCTCAGTACAAAACTACCCTATTGATATTGCACAAAAGGGTCATTCCTCATATACATACACCAACGAAATTTATGGATTTCCTCACGGATGCATATGATCTCCAGAGTAAAGATGTTAGTGCGGGAATGGTACCCGTGTTGGCATTGAATGGTTTGTTTGAACTGATGTTACGTTACAATTTAGACTATCCAAActtttatcaaaaattaTACGGGTTAATAACGGCCAATTTAATGCATGCCAAATACAGAGCTAGATTTTTCAGACTTATGGATACATTTTTGGCATCAACCCATCTTTCTGCTCATTTGGTAGCATCTTTCATCAAAAGACTATCAAGACTAACGCTGAATGCTCCACCCGGTGCAATTGTTTCTGTTATCCCATTTGTTTAcaaccttttgaagaagcaCCCAAGTTGTATGATTATGCTCCATAATCCTGCCTATATTACCGATCCATTCATGACACCAGAAGAGACTGAACATGTTAAAAGTTTGAGAGGAAACTACGTGGATCCAtttgatgataaagaaCCTAATCCGGAAAGGACTAGAGCTATGGAATCATCACTATGGGAGTTAGCGTCATTAACGGAGCATTACCATCCAAATGTAGCTACTTTAGCCAAGATCTTTAGCCAACCATTCCGTAAGATGAATTATAACATGGAAGATTTCTTAGATTGGAGTTACGATTCTTTATTGGCGGCAGAAACTTCAAGAAGGCTCAAGGTTTTACCTACTCTAGAATATGAAAATTTCGACCAACTTTTTGGTGAAGCGAACACAGAAGGTACTACATTTTTAACTGGCGTAGATTGGTAA